The Nomascus leucogenys isolate Asia chromosome 4, Asia_NLE_v1, whole genome shotgun sequence genome includes the window CCCAGCcctgcagcccccagccctgAGCTCGAGCCTCGGGGCCTCATGCCGGGCCTAGCAGCAGCCTCAGCTGCTGGGGGGAGCAGCTGTGGGGGGAGCAGTCTTCTGTGCTGTAAAATGCTGCCCAGAAGGCCCACATGGCTGGCTGGGGACCATCTGCATCTGGAGCTCATGATTTCCTCTCCCCTCACTGGGCCTCAACTCCTTGTCATCCCAATTCAGGAGCAAGGCCCAGAGAGCAGGTGTGTTCTCTCAGGAACATCCAGGAGACCCTAGAACTGTCCACTTCCTTCAGGGGGTCCCCAGCCCATAAGAAAGATGCCCTTCCCTGTGGCCTGAAGGAACGAACTTACTCTCAAAACAGCTCAAGGGGACTTCAGCCCATGTGGGAGGACCTGGGGGTTACTTTGTCATCCCTGCTGTGGCCTGTCTCCTGTCTCCCAGGAGCTTAGGCCAGGGACAGGGACACACTagtcagggaggcaggaggaagaagcAGTGCCTGGCCTCCATGGAGGGGTCTGGGAAGGCTCAGCAGGGAAGAGGCCTGTGGAGGAAGGGATGCTTGAAGAGAAGGAAGGTTTGGGCCCTGAGAGGCTTGGCAGGCCCTCAGGAGGGAAGGAGTGGCAAAAGCCaagaggctgagtgtggtggaggTGATGTCAAGGGCCCCAGTGGCCTGGGCGCTGCAGGAAGCGAGAGCAGGCCCAGCAAGGCTGGGTTGGGGGCAGTCTGCTCTGGGGGCTCTGTGTTGAGGGCCCTAGATGGGTATGGGCTAGAACAAGAGCAGGGGTGTGTGGCTAAAGCAGAAAAGGTGGGACGTGGGGAACagtggagagaagaggaggcaaTGGGCAGTGGTGAGTGGCCACGCCTAAATGGGGCCCTGTCCCACAGGCATGTGGCCTCAGTTCCAGACCATTCAGGAGAAGGAAGTCATCATCCTGAACAGCAAAGAGTGTGACAACTTCTACCACAACTTCACCAAAATCCCCACTCTGGTTCGGATCATCAAGTCCCAGATGATGTGTGCGGAGGACACCCACAGGGAGCAGTTCTGCTACGTGAGCGGCCTCTCCTCGCTCCCTCACCTTCAGGGGCACCTGGGGGAGAGGCatctggggagggagaggggaagggtggaggatgggtagaggaagggaagggggtgGGCAGGACTCTGGGGTATGGGGATGGAGGATGTAGGGGGAGACTGGGAGGAAACAGATGGGGGCTGGGAATGGGGATGGCTGTTGGAGGTGAGAGGAGTTGGGGGTCCGTGGGGAGATGGAGGGTGGGTGTTAAGAGGTGGGGGATGAAACCTTTTGAGGAAGATCTCCTGGGTCTGGAGCACTTCTCACCTATGTTGGCACTGGGGGGCTGTGGAGGTGTGGTGTGAGGACATCCTGCCTGTCCTGGAGCTGGGTCGTCTCTGGCCTTGCCTGGCCTCCCTGACCCTTACTCCCCCAACCCTTCCCGCAGGAGCTAACTGGAGAGCCCTTGGTCTGCTCCATGGAGGGCACGTGGTACCTGGTGGGATTGGTGAGCTGGGGTGCAGGCTGCCAGAAGAGCGAGGCCCCACCCATCTACCTACAGGTCTCCTCCTACCAACACTGGATCTGGGACTGCCTCAACGGgcaggccctggccctgccagccCCATCCAGGGCCCTGCTCCTGGCACTCCCACTGCCCCTCAGCCTCCTTGCTGCCCTCTGACTCCGTGTGCCCTCCCTCACTTTTGGGCCCCCTTGCCTCCGTACCCAGGTTGCTGCGGGTGTAGCTCTCACAGCCCTGAGAGTCAGGGTGGAGACGAGGTGCTCAATTAAACATTACTGTTTTCCATGCCTCCTTCTTCCCCGGCTTCAGAGGCCCCGCGTTTCCTGGGCCTGCTCTGTTGGGAGTCCACAGGTGAACCAGATGAGGGTGAGGTGGGGAACTCCAGGCAGTTTACACTGAAAATTGCAGAGCCTCCAGGATCTGCCCCCATTCAAAGGTTCGGGGTGGCTCCCGCAGAAGGTGGAGGGGGTGTGAAGGGGTGATATTAGGGTCAGATGATCGAGGGGCCTGGAACATACCGCCCAGGCTGAAGCTGGGGCTGCCAGAACCCAGCTGGGGTGCAGCTGTCTGGGCTGGAAAGTGGGTGCTCTTTCTGTGATAACTGTGGGAGTCGGGCTTTCCTTGACTTTGGCTGATGTCTGGCAAGAGGCTAGAACACAGCCTTTCATTGCCCCAAAGAGCCATAGTGAACTTTGACCCTCTATCTCTGTCTCCTGTCTGGAGACAGTGACAGACACCCACTGGAGTCAGCCATTATTCCAACCATCAGCAGCCAGGCCTGCCCATAAAAGGCTAGTGGTGGCCCCATGtcaggggaggggcaggtggaGCTCAGGCCTGGACTTCCCCCAGTCTTCAGCAACTGCTGCTCTGTGTGACCCTGAGTGGCCCCTACCCCTCTGGACTTCTGCTGCCTGGCCACATAGGAAAATTCTGCATAGAATGGCCTTTGTCACCCCTATGTATGAGAGGCCCATGGGTTGGACCCTAAGGGCAGAGGTCAGTCAACTGCCTCCATCTGGTGTCAGAGTCCTCAGCTTCCATGGCGGGGCCTTTTGCCATGGCTCTGCCCCTCACTGCTCCTAAGACCCCATGTCATGCTCCTTCCTCATCAGCCTGGATTACTCTCCTCCCTGTACAGTGATGATCCAGGTCCAGGTCAGGAGCCAGGTTTGACTCTTCTGTGTCCCCAGCGCTGGGCACAGACCATCACAGGTCTATTGAAAGTCATGAATGCAGCCTTGTGAACTCAGCACCCAGAGAGCTGGCAGCGTCCCTCCCGAGTCCCGTGCCTGCTTCCGGGGTGGGCCCAGGTGACTGCAGCTGCCCCTCAGCCTCTTGGCTCCCATTTCTCCCTCTATCTCATCCTAATTCAGGCTGGGAGAAGAGTCAGGGAGGGGACTTTAGCCTGGCCTGAGCCATCTGTCACAGACTGCTGCATCACCCTCCACACAAATGCCCCAGGAATAGCGCATCCCGAGGGGTCATCTCAGGAGGCCGTTTTCTAGGCCTGGCTCTGAGAAGGCACTCAACTTTATTCACAGACCTCTGCAGGCTGCTTTTCCAGCAGGCTCTCCTGGCTCAGAAACCTCTGGTGTCTCGAGACCTTAGTGTTCAGGCCTAGGTTTCAGAGCCTTAGTCTGTTCGATGCCATCTGGAAGTGCCTCTGTGCATCTTCCCTCCCCCAGGTGCTATTTGGGCCTTTGTCTTCTGGTCAGAGATGCTTCTTTTAGGTGCCCGTAGTGGGAAATGGTAGAAGAGGAAGCTGCAAAGAAGCTGGCGCTGTTATGGTCAGCAGGCAGAAGTCCCTGCTGTGATCTCCTAGGGCCCTGAGACCTCCCAGCACAGCTGGGCATAGAAGGGGCCACCAGAACAGCCTGAGGTCCCCCTTGGCTTCTTAAACATACTCTGATTCCCAAGAGGGGCCCAGACTCCAACTCTCTTTCCTGCACCCTCTAGCCCACTGGCCTTAGCTCTGTGTACCCCTGACCCAGCcctgcagcccccagccctgAGCTCGAGCCTTGGGGCCTCATGCCGGGCCTGGCAGCAGCCTCAGCTTCATCACAACGTGTGAAATGAGGGTAGCCCATTGCCTTGAGCTTAGTATCTGCTGGGCTGGGGGGTTCCATTTCTGAAGCCACCTCTACTCATTCCCTTGAGCTGGATCCCTTGCCAGGCTTGGGGAAGTCTCCCCACCATCGGGGCTCCTCCCTGGCCAGACAGAGTCCCTCCTGCTGCCACAATGTCCCCAGTGACCCTCTCTGCCTCCTCATGGCCAGTCTGGGTGTGGTCTCACACCCTGACCCATGCACTTCAGCCATTTCGTGCCAGAAAGGGTGGCTGAAGTAAACCCTTATCCCATTAATCCTTCACAGCTACTGCCATCCCTGGCAGAAAGGGTGGGAGACAGGCAGGTCTGGGTGGGGAGAGCAGTGTATCTGCAGAGGGATGGTGGCACCAGACCACCTCTGCCGAGACAGTACTCATGTGGATGGGGTGAAAGGAGCCAAGCCTAGGCTGGGGGGCAGGACACCTACTAGATTGTCTGGTTCCTGCCCCTGATGGGCCATGAGGATGTGGCCatgggcctcagcttccccctCTGACCACAGAATCTGTGGTCCCCAAATGAGCTCAGAGTCCAACATGCCTGGTCCCCGGCCACGGCTTGAGCTCCAGGACCTGCCAGCCCAAGCTGTCCAGgatgtcttcatttctctcctttcttcttcttagcCTCATTCTTCTCATCCTCCTCTACCTTGATGGCCACTGTGTCCACACtgtccttcttcttcttcttcttcttatccTCTGTGGGGCAGGGGGAAGAGACCATGTGATAGTGGTGAGACAAGGTCCTGGGGTCTGACTGTCCCGAGGGGAAGAGCCCCAGAACCTCCTACACTCTGTCTTTTTAAACTTCCTTCTTCCTACTGGAGAATAGGCTCATCGTTCTACTTGCCTCATGCCAACCAATTTCTGTGCTCTGGTCtccaggggcagggctggggccccTCCCTGAACCTGCTGCGGTTGGAGCAGAGGAACAGGGTGACTCCAGGCAGCAGGACTGAGGAACTGGCTGGCGCAGCAGGGCTTGAGCCAGGGCCAACTCACCTCCTGGGACTTCTGTGAGCTCACTGAGGGGTGGCACAGTCTCCAGCTTGTCTGTGTACATCTTGGCTGCCTTTCGCTGCAGGTACCGGGCTTCAATCTCCTTCCGGGTCCGTGGCACACGACAGTTGAAGACACAGCACAGGGTGATAACTGTAGGGAGGACAGAGCAGgcttggctggggctggggttcaGACACCCCAGGAATGGCATCCGCCTTCCTTCAGGCCCGCTCCCATCCACCCACATATGTCTCACCCACCAGACTCTGGCAGGAGGCTCAGCATCTTGACAAAACCCTGTGGACCCTATGATGACCAAGGTGGCCTTCCTAAGCAGGGCTGACTTCATGCAGCTGCACAAGCCCCCGTGCTTGGAAGGGCCCCTGGCTAAATTATGTCACCAGTCCTGGTCCTGAGGGTCTTTCTGACTGGACTGAGAGTCACTGGAGGGTAAGTCTGCACCATGACTTAAGCCATAGCTTCCTGGGGGCCACCCAGCACTTCCAACCCAGGCTTCCAGGTGTGCAACTTAGCTTCTCCTTCCCACGCCACTGAGAGCTAGGCCAAAGCTGCCTCAGTCATGAGAGGACGTGGCTCTGCatgtcctcctcagcctccctcaggACATCCCTGGGCTCTCCCTGGCTAGGGCGGGAGCCCATGAGAGGGCACAGACCCTGCCCTGAGGCGTTCACCTCAGACGGAGTTATTTCAGGAGTGGTTTTCCGGCTGAGGGCAGCTGCACCCACGCCAGTTGGGCCAGGGCATGGAGCTGGCCTGTCTAGTGATGGGTAGGGCAGATCAGGGCTGCCAGGACCTGGCTGGACTGAGTTTATTTTTCTAAGGTCCCCACAGCCTGACCACCTTGGCCCCAACCCTAGGGGAGGGGATGGAGCTGGTTCCTATTATAAATCAGATGACCAGACATAACTTCCTGGCAGACTTCTGGGGGCAGAAGGGCCCACGGAGGATTAGCCAGGTCTATTTTGGGGAAGATGGATCAGATCTATGTAGCCTGGACTGGAGTACCTTCTGGGGTCATTTTATGCAACCAAGTCAGAACCCCTTCAGACAAATATTGTGGTCCCACTAGGTCTCACCCAGGCTCAGAATAAacgaaaaaaatcaatgaatgaatgaatgggatgATCTCAAAGCCTTTGCTGCTGGGAACAGGACTGGACTCTGGAGTGAATGAATTGGGGAGCCAACAGCATCCAGGCATACACTTGGAGGAGGGTGCTGCACAAGGGCCCCAGCTGTAGATCTGACTGTCTGGGCGTGGACCTGAGCAGACAGTAGGCCTTATCCAAGAAGCTGGGTCCTGGATTTCTCCAGAACCTGTGCCCATGCCTGAGACCCAAAGTTGGTACCCAATCCTAACCCTCCTGGCTTAGGCCACCTCTTCTAGCCACCCCACCAGGAACCTCCTTGGGACCATGCCCACTCAGGGGCCATGCAGGCTGGTCCCaggccctgggaggctggggcttcCAAAGGAGCTCAGTGGGCAGCTGATGGCAGCCAGAGCAGGGCTCAAACACCACCCCTCACTTCAGGCCTGCCCCACACAGCCTGGCCTGGTTGCTTCTCTTCAAAGAAGGGGAGATGCAAAGAGCTTTGGGTCAAGTTCCAGGGCCCAGGCAGGGGCTTGGGATATAAGTCTCTGGGGCTGGAGGAGACCTCCAGGGGCACCCCATCTAGCCCCAGCCCCTTTTCCTGCAGGGCTTTGGGGGTGATGCTCCAATAACAACAGCCCAAGCAGACTGGGAAGCAGGAAAAATGTTTCCCCCCAGGAGAGGGAGCTGTGTTGCCCCCACTGCCTGGATCTGGCAATGGAAGGTAACAAGTGCTGCCTGCTGCTCAGGCGTCTTGGGACTATCCTTCACCCTTTCTAGGAAATGGGGTTAGAGATGGTCTGTGTGGTTGATGTCCAAGTGCCGCTTGGGGTCTGACACTGCAATTTTCTCATGTGGCCCCAGGCACCTTTTTTGTGTATTGAGGCCCACAGTGCTCTCCCTGCTGCTCCCTAGACCTGCATCCTAGGCTGCGCCTGTGGCTCCTGTAGGGCAGATGACCCCCCAGCCCTGCAGAGGGCTGTTTCCCTCTCTGGACACCTGGCTGAGGCTGCAGGCACACCTGTCTGTCTGTGGGGCCTCCACGAAGATGCCTGACTGGTTCTCAGCCTCGGCTGGGAACAAAGCATAGGCTCTCGCTCAGATAGGGGGCGGGGATTTTCTGCAGGCAGATATTTTCTCTTGGGATGGCACTTCTGGTGCCAGGAGAAGCACATGCAAATCAGATGTCATGTCTTCCTTGGAGCCCCTCACACCTGGGTGGGCTCTCTGTGGGCACCTCATCCCGGGACAGCTCCAGCTGGGACGAAGTGCAGCTTTCACCTCCCCACCCGGGGTGCACTCAGCAAATGTCCACTTGGGGTCATCTGAGACCCTGTGTGAGGCTGCatttcctccagcctctgctcacACTATTCCCTCTCCCAGAATGCCTTTTCAGCCTTCCCTCCTGCAAAACCCCACCTACCCTCCCGCTAGTCTGCAGCTCAGAGGACCCTCCTCTGTGACACCTTTGCAGGGGAGTGGGCTGCTCCTCCCTTTACCGCCTACATCCCCCCCACACTCTGCTTTTGCCTCATGGGAACCTCTGTCAGACTGCTTTGTGTCATGGCAGCCTCCCCACTCGGCCTCCGTGTCCTGTGCCTTTCTGTCCCCTTCCCCAACTCCAGACCTCCATTCTGAGGGGAGGGCTAAGAGGAGCAGGCCAAGCCCATTTCTGCTGCAATTTTGCATCAAGAAGCTCCCAGGGCCCAGGAGAGGAATGGGTTTCCTGCTTCTAATTGAGGCGGGTGTGAGTCACTCCCGGAAAATGGTATTTGACAAGGCAGGGATCGAAGCCTGGGAGCCACATCTGCTGGGCGTCTGGGGAGCCTCTAGTGGAGGATGGCCTTGCTGGGGCCCCTGGGTGTGGGCCTTTAAGCTGGCCAAACTGCAGGAAAAGCATCAGGAGGCCAGCCATAGGGAAAAATGACACGTCCTCGTCCCAGTCCTTGGTTCAGTGCAGTTCCCTGTAATTACCGTAATTGCCATGTGGCTACCTCCCTGGGTCCGGCAGAATACTTCAGGTCACCACCGGCCTGTCAGCCCTCCACGGGGAGTTTGTGTGGATCAGGAGGTGCCAGAAACCACTGCGGGTCTCCTGCGGGTGCCTGGCCTACTTGCACTGCCCAGAATTGCTGCTCCGAGCCCTCTGGGGGGGCAGGGGGTGCTGTGTTCCCACTGCAGTGTGGTGGAGAGGGAAGGGAACAGCTACTCACTGACGGACAACACGAAGAGCGAAAAGATGCCCACCACGTGCCACAGGCGCATGTCCCAGAACACCACTGTCTCCTTGGTCAGCGGGGGCGGCTTCGGCTTGGGAGGGGCCGTGCTGGGCTGTGGGTCAGGAGAGAGGGGAGTGAGTTAGGCAGAGGCCAGCCGGCTGGAACCGGCTGAGAAGGGCCCAGGTCTCAGCAAACACTCAGCCCAAGCATATCAGAATCTCCTAGAATCAACTCTCTTAAGCATGTGCTACCAACACCCTAGACCTTGGAAAGTTCCAGATTTAGAGCAAGAGAACTGAGCAGAGCCAGGGACTTGAAGTGGGAGGGTGGTTGATGCTTGGGGAAAGCAAGGCCTGGAGGAGCAAACGTGGATGGCTTGTCCTGGCCAGGTTTAAGGCCCCTACGAACACACCCTCCTACTCCAGTCCTGGGCTCCACCCAGGCAGATGGGGTCTCAGGACCAAGGCCAGAGACCTGGCGAGGCCTGGGGGGTGCTGGCTAACTGGCTTTGCTCTCACATCTCCCCAGTGAGGGTGGGGTGTGGAGCTACGAGTCCGGGCCTCATAGTTCTGCCAGCTGGCCTGGACCCCTGCCAGGTGGCCTCCTTTGGTCGCCTACCCTACTAGGAGTCACCCTCTGAACAGAAGACTCTGACAGAGTGTCCACAGGACAGGCACTGGATAAATAAAAGGTCTGCAGTGCTGTGGCGACACCTGGAGGCCGAAAGGCAGAAGTGCGGCTGTAGCAAGCCTGAATAGAGCACAGCCAGACACTCCCACTTTCCAGGGGTACATGACCCTGCCCTGGGGGACTGAGGGGTTAGGACACTGCCCCAGGGTCTAGAGGCCACAGTCCTGCCCCAGTTCTGAGAGGACATGGCCTCGTCCTGGATATCTAAGGGACATGGCCCAGCCCCAGGTCTGAGAGGACACAGCCCTGATCCTGGGTGTCTAGGGGACATAGTTCTGCCCAGGTCTGAGGGGAGACAACCCTTCTCCTGGCTGTCTAGGGACATGACCCTGGCCCTGGGTGTCTAGGGGACATGGTCCGCCCTGGGTGTCTAGGGGACATGCTTCACCCTGGGTGTCTAGGGGACACGATCCACCCTGGGTGTCTAGGGGACACGATCCACCCTGGGTGTCTAGGGGACACGATCCACCCTGGGTGTCTAGGGGATACGGTCCTGCCCTGGGAGTCTAGGGGACACAGCTCTGCCCTGGGTGTCTAGGGGACACAGTCCTGCCTAGGTCTGAAGGGACATGGACCCACACTGTAGAATTTGAGTAAGATCCGTCCCTGACCAGAGATGGATATGACCCCATGTCTGTCACTTAGTGTGGctgagggacagggagaggggtCTGTCCTCTGAGGGAGAGAGAACCCTGGGGCATATGAATGAGATGTTGTCCACTGATTACCAAATAACGACAGACACGAGAAGTCCCTTCTGGTTCTCTGAGAAGAAAGGCAACCTGTAGTTAGACCATCCAGCCCTTCTTCCCCCAGGTCCATAAACATGGATTAGGCATCTGTCATGAGCCAGGCGCTTCTTCATCTAGTGAATGCCACCCTTCAGTGTGGGTTGCAGAACTCAAGAGAGGATCAGCAACCTGTCCCAGGTAACCCAGAGGATCTGTGGGCTGGGATTGGTACCTGATTCTCAGGCTTTTTTCTCCTTGCCAGGGTGAGCTATTGACAAGAAGACACCATTCCTCAGTACTGTCCCCTGGCTATATGTGTGGGGTCAGACATGTACGTAAAGTTGGGGAACATGTGTGAGGTTGGGCACATGTGTGGTTGGCGTGCATGTGGGTGTGGTCAGGGACATGTCTGTGCAATTAGGGTTAGGGGCTTGGTGGTGGCAACTGCCCTAATTCTAAGGCCCAATGTGTTGGCCCTGCTGGTTGTACGACTGGAAGACTCTGAGGGCCATGGCAAAGTTCTCAGGTTCTGAGCCAAGGCAGCTCACTTCCTACACATTCTTGCCCCAGCCCTGATGTGGGTGGAGCTGGGCCTACTCTCACAGATAGGGGTCTTGGGTGGACGGCAGCAGATAACAGCCGGTTTTCTCCTCATGGTGGGCCCTGCTGGGGTCTGATTTGTGGAGCATGGAGGCCCCCACCTCCTTCAGAGCCTCACTGGCTGATGGAGGGTGATGGTGACCCACGCAGGGCTAAGGTGGGTGGTGACAtggcccccagccctgcccatgtCTTTGGTGCTTCCGTGAGGGAAGAGCTAGGGCCTTGCTCAGGCTGTAAGCAGATGGCCTCCAAATGCAATTTCCCTTGAACTGGGAGAAGATGAGTTCCTGGGGGTGAGGGAGAAGAGTCCTTGGCTGGGAGCTGACTTAACCCCTGCCCCCAGCTTTCTGTCTGCACCTAGGCCAGCTCAGTTTCTGTACCCAGGCCTCAGGGCAGCCTGTGAGGAGCCCAAGTACGCCTCACAGGGCTCAAGCCAGCATAGCTCCCCTTACAGGGACACTGGAGCTGACACCTGACTCTAGCCCAGCCTTGTGGTCACACCCTCTGGGCAACAGCAGGGACAGGCTACATCCGGGTCCAGGGCTCTGTCCCTATGTCCCCATCAAACCCTCCAGTTCAGGGCTGTGTCCCCCCGTAACGATTTCCCCATGGCTCTGTCCTCCCTATCCCACACTGTCCCCAAGTCCCCGCCCCTCAGGACTTCCCTGGGCACCTCTCACTGCCTcttgcatttctgttttcctgctcCCTCTGGTCCGCCCCTGCCTGAACAGCCTCCATCCCCTGCTCCTCCCTGGCCCTGGCTCTTGGGCCTTCTCCCTCTAGCCTCACAATCCAGAACTCTAGGTCTGATCTGCCAGCTGCCTCGTTGGCTCCCCTTTTAGGCTCAGCAGGAGTGGGGTACAAGGGGGTTAGGGAGGCTACAGATGGCCCCACCCTTCCTGGCCCCAGCCAGGCTCTCCACCAGGGCTCTCCGCCAGCCATCCTCTCCACCTGCTTCTGTGCTATCTCAGCAGCTCCTTCTACCTCTCCCACTGTGTGCCTGCTCCCAGTTTACCCTCCTTCCAAACCAGAACTCATCATGAGTCATCTCTGAGCAGAAAGCTTCTAAAGCTCTCGGTTATCACCAGGACCAAGTCAGACTCCCCAGTCCCTGGgtcctgccctgcctgcccctctGGACCTGGTGCTCCACATGGCTTCTCTGTAAAGGGTCTCCTCATCCTGCTGCCCCCACCCTCCGACTTGGAATGCCCTCATCTCCATCTTAAGGCTATGTCTCCCCCTCCATTAGACAGGGGTCCCTGGAGCATCTCTGGAGATAGAGACTGTTGCCTCCAGAAGACCCTAAATTCAGGGTCTGTTCCATCAGACTAGAGGTCCAGGATCTGCTCCATCAGATTAGAGGTCCAGGAAACCCAGGGCTGTGCACCTCCCTGCCAGTGAGACCAAAGGCTGGAGGATGGGGGCCCAGTATCCCCCATCAGTCTGGGCGGGGCTGTGTCCCCAGTCATGCTGGGACTCCCTAAGGTCAAGGTGAGTCTCCCCCGTCAGACTAATGTTCCAGAAATCTGGGACTGTGCCCTTCCATCAGACCAGGGACCCTAAGAGTGGGGCTGAGTCTCTCTCACAGCCTGGCAGGGCTTGGGGCAGGGCTGCATCGCCCAGGAGACTGGATCTCTCAGGGCAAGAGGAAGGG containing:
- the TMIE gene encoding transmembrane inner ear expressed protein isoform X1, giving the protein MMLADYPWPKPVATERRLAGAVTGGRPVRPWAPQAARWREDGGVAGRGSPLGAGRRRTRGVPRGGCRAAGGAQHGPSQAEAAPADQGDSGVLGHAPVARVITLCCVFNCRVPRTRKEIEARYLQRKAAKMYTDKLETVPPLSELTEVPGEDKKKKKKKDSVDTVAIKVEEDEKNEAKKKKGEK
- the TMIE gene encoding transmembrane inner ear expressed protein isoform X2 is translated as MAGWPGAGPLWVLGGAALGVCLAGVAGQLVEPSTAPPKPKPPPLTKETVVFWDMRLWHVVGIFSLFVLSVIITLCCVFNCRVPRTRKEIEARYLQRKAAKMYTDKLETVPPLSELTEVPGEDKKKKKKKDSVDTVAIKVEEDEKNEAKKKKGEK
- the TMIE gene encoding transmembrane inner ear expressed protein isoform X3, yielding MRLWHVVGIFSLFVLSVIITLCCVFNCRVPRTRKEIEARYLQRKAAKMYTDKLETVPPLSELTEVPGEDKKKKKKKDSVDTVAIKVEEDEKNEAKKKKGEK